The sequence below is a genomic window from Actinokineospora baliensis.
CGGTGAGCACGTGGCAGTTCCACATCGGTGCGCGGTCGTAGGCGATCGCCGCGCCCAGTTCGCGATCCCGCCACCGCTGGATCGGCCCGCTGGGGTCCTCGCCCGCGCCTGCCGACTCGACCAGCAACACCGGTTCGACGCCCGCCTCGACCAGTTGCAGCGGTTGGGAGAAACCCCCCAGGTCGAACCGGCTGCGCAGCACCTGGTGCTGGGCGGTGACCTCGGCCAGCGCGCGCTCCATCGCCGACGCGTCGAAGGCCGCGTGCACGCGAACCCCCATGAGGTCGTGGTAGAGCGACGGGTCGTCCGACAGCTCGCACAGGTAGATCATGCCCTGCTGCAGGTTCGACGCGGGGTAGGCGTCGGCCAGGTCGAGTTCGGTCAACGCGGACCGGTCGGCCCGCGTGACCAGGGCGAACGGCTCGATGCGCGCGGCAGCCGGTGACCCGGTCGTGGTGGCGAGCCCGATCAGGTCGCGCAGCGTCGGGCGGGTCAGCAGGTCTTCCACCCGGATCGAGACCCCGAGCTCGCGGGCGTCGGCGACCACCCCCAGCGCGATGATCGAGTCGCCGCCGAGGGCGAAGAAGCTGCGGTCGCGGTCGATCTCGGCCAGCCCGAGCCTGCGCCGCCAGACCCGGGTGAGGACGCGCTCGACAAGGGTGCCCTGGGTACCGCTGCCCCCGACCTCGGCGTGCACCGGGTCGGCAGGCGGTCGCGCCGGACGCGGCAGGGCGGACTCGTCGAGCTTGCCGTTGATGGTCCTGGGGATGGCCGGAATCGCCTGGTACACGGCAGGAACCAGGTAGTCGGGCAGCACGGCGGCCAACCGTTGCCTGATCAGCTCACCGCCATCCCAGTCCTGGTCGCCCTGGACCACGTAGGCGACCAGGCGCGGCCCGCTGGGGCCGTCCTGGACGATCACCGCCGCGTCCAGCACGCCTGCCCGGGTGCGCAGCGCGTGCTCGATCTCACCCGGCTCGACGCGGAACCCGCGCACCTTGACCTGCCTGTCGCCACGGCCCAGGTAGCGCAGGTCGCCGCCGCAGTACGCGGCCCGGTCACCACTGCGGTAGACCCGAGAACCCGGCGGCCCCCACGGGTCGGGCAGGAACCGCAGCGCGGTGAGCCCCGGCTGGTTCAGGTACCCCCACGCCACTCCAGCGCCCCCGACGACGAGTTCGCCCGCCGCGCCGTCGGCGACCGGCTCCAGGTCGGCGGTGACCGGGTGGGCTCGCAGGTCCGAGAGCGGTCGACCGATCGGGCTGCCCTCCACCGCGGCCTCGACATCGGCCCGGCGCACGTGGTGGTGGGTCACGTGCACGGTGGTTTCCGTGATGCCGTACATGTTCACCAGCCTTGGTGCGGCCTCGCCGTAGGCGTCGAACCACGGGGCCAGCGGCCGCACGTCGAGCGCCTCGCCGCCGAACACGACCAACCTGCACGGCAGCGGTGGGTACCGCAGGGCGGCCAGCTCCGCGTGCAGGGAGCGGAACGCCGTCGGCGTCTGGCTCACCACGGTGACCCCTTGGTCCAGGATCAACCCGGCGAACCGCGCGGGCGATCGGCTCACCGCGTGCGGCACGACCACGAGGCGACCGCCGTGCAGCAGCGCGCCCCAGATCTCCCACACCGAGAAGTCGAACGCGGGCGAGTGGAACAGCGTCCACACGTCCTGTTCGGACGCCCCGAGCCCGGCGGCGGCGAAAAGCCGCACCACGCTGCTGTGGTCGACCATGACGCCCTTGGGCGCGCCGGTCGACCCGGACGTGTAGATCACGTGCGCCAGGTCGCCGGGACGCACCTCGGGCAGCGCGACCGGCGCGGGGGGGTCGGCGACCAGCACCTCGTCGAGGTCGACCACGGGGCAGGTCACCGCCAGGTCGCGGGCGCCGACGTCGTCGGCGAGCACGACCGCGCAACCGCTGTCGGCGAACACCAGGTCAGCACGCGCCGCGACGGTGCGGACGTCGACGGGCACGTAGCCCGCGCCCGCTCGCAACACCCCGAGCACCGCCACGACCAAGGCGGTGGAGCGATCGACTCGGACGCCGACCCTCGCCCCGGGACGCACACCGCGAGCCACCAACCACCGCGCGACCCCGGTGGCCAACCGGTCGAGCTCGGCGTAGGTGAGACTGCGGGAGCCCGCCGTCACCGCCACCCGGTCCGGGTGCCGACGCACCTGCTCGGCGAAAACGGCGCACAACGTCGCGGGCTCCATCTGGTTCCTCCCCATCGGGTTGGCTACTTCACCTGGGTCGCCGGGAGCAGCCTGCGCACCGCGTCGGCGAACCCGGCCACGGTCGGCTGGTCGAACAACTCCCGCACGGAGACCCGGACGCCGAACTGGGCGCGGGTTCGAGCCACGATCCGCATCGCCGCCAGCGAATGGCCGCCGAGATCGGCGAAAGAGTCGGCGAAACCGATACGGTCGAGCTTGAGCGCGTCTTCCCAGATCGCGCGGATGCTATTGCTGAGATCGTCTTCCATGTTCCACCTTACTGTGTCAGCTACCGTGTCCCGCCGGCGAGACGAGAGGTCCGAATGACGAGCACGCGATTGGCCATCGTATTCGACGCACGCAGTGCCGCCACCCCAACAGAAATCTGCACAGGACTCGCGGGGTTGGCTCGCCCGCTGTTCGTGGTACCGTCCGCCGGCCCTGTTCGAGAATTGCGCGGCCTCCTCGAACAACTCGGCGATGTTGTCGAGATCTCCGATTCTTCCGCCGCCACCGCACGGGAGGTGAGGCCATTCTTCCCCGATGGCATCCTGACATTCAATGAAACGCTTCTGCCGTTCACCGCCGCGCTGGCCGAAGAACTGGATCTGCCGTTCCACAGCCGGGAAACCACCTCGCTCGCGGTGGACAAGTTCCGCCAGCGCGAGCGGCTGCGCGCCGCGGGCGTCGACGCGGTGCGCAGCGCCGTGATCACCGGGCCCGGGGACGTTCCCGCCGCGCTCGAGCGGGTCGGCGCGCCCGCCATCGTCAAACCCGCGAGCGGCGGAGGGAGCAGGGACGTGCACCTGGTGCACAGCGTGGCGGAGGCGGTCGAGCTGGTCGGGCGACTGCCAGCGAGCCCGGCGGAACCGTTCGTCGTCGAGGAATACCTGGTGGGCCGCGACCTGGCTCCGTTCGGCGACTACCTCTCGGTGGAGACCGCGGTGTCCTACGGCCACGCCTCGCACATCGCGATCACCGGAAAGGGTCCGCTGGTGCCGCCGTTCCGCGAAACGGCGCAGTTCTGGCCCGCCCTGCTCGACCCGGACGAGCAGACCGAGGTGCTGCGGCTGACAACCGACATCGTCGCGGCGCTCGGGGTGCGGACAGGCATGGTGCACACGGAGTTCAAGCGGACCGCCACCGGTCCGCGCCTGATCGAGTTCAACGGCCGCATGGGCGGGTTCATGCAGGACATGAGCGCGCACACCGGCGGCCCGGACCTCATCGCCACCGCGGCCCGCATCGCGCTGGGCGAGCGGGTCTCACTCCCCCTGCTCGACACCGATCGCGTCGCCTTCCAGGCCTGGA
It includes:
- a CDS encoding non-ribosomal peptide synthetase, with translation MEPATLCAVFAEQVRRHPDRVAVTAGSRSLTYAELDRLATGVARWLVARGVRPGARVGVRVDRSTALVVAVLGVLRAGAGYVPVDVRTVAARADLVFADSGCAVVLADDVGARDLAVTCPVVDLDEVLVADPPAPVALPEVRPGDLAHVIYTSGSTGAPKGVMVDHSSVVRLFAAAGLGASEQDVWTLFHSPAFDFSVWEIWGALLHGGRLVVVPHAVSRSPARFAGLILDQGVTVVSQTPTAFRSLHAELAALRYPPLPCRLVVFGGEALDVRPLAPWFDAYGEAAPRLVNMYGITETTVHVTHHHVRRADVEAAVEGSPIGRPLSDLRAHPVTADLEPVADGAAGELVVGGAGVAWGYLNQPGLTALRFLPDPWGPPGSRVYRSGDRAAYCGGDLRYLGRGDRQVKVRGFRVEPGEIEHALRTRAGVLDAAVIVQDGPSGPRLVAYVVQGDQDWDGGELIRQRLAAVLPDYLVPAVYQAIPAIPRTINGKLDESALPRPARPPADPVHAEVGGSGTQGTLVERVLTRVWRRRLGLAEIDRDRSFFALGGDSIIALGVVADARELGVSIRVEDLLTRPTLRDLIGLATTTGSPAAARIEPFALVTRADRSALTELDLADAYPASNLQQGMIYLCELSDDPSLYHDLMGVRVHAAFDASAMERALAEVTAQHQVLRSRFDLGGFSQPLQLVEAGVEPVLLVESAGAGEDPSGPIQRWRDRELGAAIAYDRAPMWNCHVLTEPDGPFHLTLAVHHALVDGWSLARLMVDLLGCYDRALTGRPVRLPVPTAQPQEFVAAERAALESATAAAFWREQADVPPVLFDPGSWPKVVMTDRSVDFAIEAAELTRLRDAAAAAGVSLKSVVLACHVWALARCADRVEDVVTGVVVNGRPDGHGADRLVGLFLNTVPLRVPTVVDGWGELARACHAAEQALVPHRFYPLSEIERALGRPPFDVSFNFTHFHVMAEADDLAAVRAVDGVWYADKTTRRVLVEVIIDAPGGRAVVTVRFDRSVPDTLAHRLVDGLTEAVRSVAAGERGLDPLARLGETGPRR
- a CDS encoding phosphopantetheine-binding protein, producing the protein MEDDLSNSIRAIWEDALKLDRIGFADSFADLGGHSLAAMRIVARTRAQFGVRVSVRELFDQPTVAGFADAVRRLLPATQVK
- a CDS encoding ATP-grasp domain-containing protein, with translation MRPFFPDGILTFNETLLPFTAALAEELDLPFHSRETTSLAVDKFRQRERLRAAGVDAVRSAVITGPGDVPAALERVGAPAIVKPASGGGSRDVHLVHSVAEAVELVGRLPASPAEPFVVEEYLVGRDLAPFGDYLSVETAVSYGHASHIAITGKGPLVPPFRETAQFWPALLDPDEQTEVLRLTTDIVAALGVRTGMVHTEFKRTATGPRLIEFNGRMGGFMQDMSAHTGGPDLIATAARIALGERVSLPLLDTDRVAFQAWNLAPIAPSRLERVDGAAEVRGQSDVVSYHTYVRPGTDLGGGVMVHRLDLLSGVSAHHERMFTAMDEALSALSFTFAFAHGRSTVTGRQLVDMPENRMAPLTRGGASTPRPPQPR